GAATGACCGTGCATTTCATCGGCGCCGGACCTGGCGCGCCCGATCTCATCACCTTGCGCGGGCGTGATCTGATCGCCCGCTGCCCAGTCTGTCTCTATGCCGGGTCGCTGGTTCCAGAAGAGCTTCTTGCCTATTGCCCGGCCGATGCGCGCATCATCGACACCGCGCCACTGGCGCTCGATGCGATCGTCGCCGAATTCACCCGTGCCCATATCGAAGGCAAAGATGTCGCGCGCCTGCATTCCGGGGATCTCAGCATTTGGAGTGCGATGGGCGAGCAATTGCGCGAACTCGATCGCCGTGGCATTCCCTATAGTGTCACGCCGGGGGTTCCGAGCTTTGCCGCCGCCGCGGCGGCGCTCAAACGCGAGCTGACATTGCCGGAGGTCGCGCAATCCCTCGTTTTGACCCGCACCAGCGGACGCGCCTCTTCCATGCCTCCCAAGGAAACTCTGTCGAATTTTGCGGCGAGCGGCACGACGATGGCGATCCATCTTTCGATCCATGCGATCGAGAAAGTCGCGGAAGAGCTTCTGCCTTTCTACGGCGCCGAATGTCCGGTGGCCGTCGTCTATCGCGCGTCCTGGCCGGATGAGAGGATCATTGAAGCGACGCTTGCGACGATTGTGCAGCAAGTTGCGGCCACCGGCATGGAGCGCACCGCGCTCATTCTCGTCGGCCCGGCCTTGGCGGCGCGCGATTTCCGCGCGAGCGCGCTTTACGATCTCGATTATCACCGGCGTTTCCGCGCATGATCGCGAAAAGCCGCGGGCGTTCCAAACGCGATCATGCGCCGAACCGGAGAAGCGATTCAGTGAAGGGCGCGAAAACCCGTCGTCGCGATGACATGCCCGGTGCGATCGACCACGACGATGTCGAGGCGGTTCGCGCCACCTTCGACCGCTTTGGCCGCCGTGCGCCAAGCGGCGTCGGCGATCGATTCGGCGAGATTTATGCCGGCCGCCGCGGCGCGTTCCAGCGCGTCCAGCCCCGTATTGGCGGCGCGGATAC
The window above is part of the Methylovirgula sp. HY1 genome. Proteins encoded here:
- the cobM gene encoding precorrin-4 C(11)-methyltransferase, with translation MTVHFIGAGPGAPDLITLRGRDLIARCPVCLYAGSLVPEELLAYCPADARIIDTAPLALDAIVAEFTRAHIEGKDVARLHSGDLSIWSAMGEQLRELDRRGIPYSVTPGVPSFAAAAAALKRELTLPEVAQSLVLTRTSGRASSMPPKETLSNFAASGTTMAIHLSIHAIEKVAEELLPFYGAECPVAVVYRASWPDERIIEATLATIVQQVAATGMERTALILVGPALAARDFRASALYDLDYHRRFRA